A window of Pyrobaculum aerophilum str. IM2 contains these coding sequences:
- a CDS encoding LysE family translocator, translating to MSFASFLSGLWLGYSLAVPPGPMNALIAAWALRSFRHGFAVGAGAMSADFILMLITVLLYAALKNLGNSVFLPFSLAGGIFFLYLAYKIGRSRAPSKREANGGSPLRGYFLGLSLGLVNPYQIGWWLTAGLSSIHNFGVEWAAGLFLAILTWIVAFPAAVRAGWELNSKATWLAIKIFSVTTLSAFGLFFLIRVIYGVLG from the coding sequence GTGAGTTTCGCCTCTTTTCTCTCCGGCTTGTGGCTTGGCTACAGCTTAGCGGTGCCTCCAGGCCCTATGAACGCCTTAATAGCGGCTTGGGCGTTGAGGAGCTTTCGCCACGGATTCGCCGTAGGGGCAGGCGCCATGAGCGCGGATTTTATACTTATGCTCATCACCGTGTTATTATACGCCGCTTTGAAAAACCTCGGCAATAGTGTGTTTTTGCCGTTTTCCCTAGCCGGGGGGATCTTCTTTCTCTATCTCGCTTATAAAATAGGGCGTTCCCGCGCGCCCAGCAAGAGAGAGGCAAACGGCGGATCTCCCCTCAGGGGCTATTTCCTGGGCCTCTCCCTCGGGCTGGTAAACCCATATCAAATAGGGTGGTGGCTCACTGCGGGTTTGAGCTCTATTCACAACTTCGGCGTGGAGTGGGCCGCGGGGCTGTTCCTGGCGATTTTAACGTGGATTGTGGCCTTCCCCGCCGCGGTTAGGGCGGGCTGGGAGCTCAACAGTAAAGCCACTTGGCTCGCCATTAAGATATTTTCAGTTACAACGCTTTCCGCATTCGGCCTATTCTTTCTCATAAGGGTCATATACGGTGTGCTGGGCTAA
- a CDS encoding ATP-binding protein, protein MEKVFMELVAEWREGEIPAMVERERQITPIRGVAIAVVGPRRAGKTYLLFQTALRLGRETTLYINFEDVRLVGLKPEHFSDFLKALAEAGNPSVLLLDEIQNVPHWGRWVRSLLDKGYMVVVAGSSSKLSLREVPTELRGRYLSFLLLPFSFREFLKARNIAADITASPASRGRILAALREYVELGGYPEVVMRPDLAQLLLKSYRDTVAYRDVVERHKIRDAASFEVFMSLIEASFGNVFSISAAHRRMRGMGLEKSKKTLANYLKYLEEAFYIITVPKWGPGKTSLLQPRKIYPIDPGYLPKGQWGRKMETAVAVELARRGISPKYYRGKGEVDFITEDEAIQVTYASSPDEIDRRELTSLEEAVKATGKRPLIITWDYEGEIVTRGIRAKAVPLWKWLLFGS, encoded by the coding sequence GTGGAAAAAGTGTTTATGGAGTTAGTGGCGGAGTGGAGAGAGGGAGAAATCCCGGCCATGGTGGAGAGGGAGAGGCAAATTACCCCCATCAGAGGCGTGGCAATAGCCGTGGTGGGGCCTAGGAGGGCCGGCAAGACGTATTTACTATTTCAGACAGCCCTAAGGCTGGGGAGGGAGACTACTCTATACATAAATTTCGAGGACGTGAGGCTAGTGGGACTCAAACCGGAGCATTTCAGCGATTTTCTAAAGGCCCTGGCGGAGGCGGGCAACCCCAGCGTGTTGTTGCTAGACGAGATTCAAAACGTGCCCCACTGGGGGAGGTGGGTAAGGTCCCTCTTGGATAAGGGGTATATGGTGGTTGTAGCCGGCTCGTCTTCTAAATTAAGCCTCCGCGAAGTGCCCACGGAGCTCAGGGGGAGGTACCTCTCCTTTCTGCTACTGCCCTTTTCATTTAGAGAATTCCTCAAGGCGAGGAATATAGCCGCAGACATCACGGCATCGCCGGCGTCGCGAGGGCGCATTTTAGCGGCGCTGAGGGAATACGTAGAGTTGGGAGGATATCCTGAAGTGGTGATGAGGCCCGACTTAGCCCAATTGCTTTTAAAGTCGTACAGAGATACTGTAGCTTACAGAGACGTAGTAGAAAGACATAAGATTAGAGACGCCGCATCCTTCGAAGTATTCATGTCCCTAATAGAAGCCTCTTTTGGAAACGTCTTTTCAATATCTGCGGCACATAGGAGGATGAGGGGCATGGGCCTTGAGAAGAGTAAAAAGACCCTCGCTAACTACTTAAAATACTTAGAGGAGGCTTTCTATATAATCACAGTTCCCAAGTGGGGACCTGGAAAAACCTCTCTTCTCCAGCCCCGGAAGATATACCCAATAGACCCCGGCTATCTGCCTAAGGGGCAGTGGGGGAGGAAGATGGAGACCGCGGTGGCTGTGGAGCTCGCCAGAAGGGGCATATCGCCCAAGTACTACAGGGGAAAAGGCGAGGTGGACTTTATCACAGAGGACGAGGCGATTCAAGTGACATACGCCTCATCTCCGGACGAGATAGATAGAAGGGAGTTGACCTCATTAGAAGAGGCAGTCAAAGCCACGGGCAAAAGGCCTCTTATAATTACATGGGATTACGAGGGGGAGATTGTCACCAGAGGCATACGGGCAAAGGCAGTGCCCCTGTGGAAGTGGTTGCTCTTCGGAAGTTAA
- a CDS encoding Nre family DNA repair protein: protein MNHSERIGGDLCVKCRGGRYLCGLSYCPLLVRQLSAPFKIKIGRELYGSSPPSFFVGRAGYPRVRLYPAAPPEVGDTSVYENPKSWLNMPLENFLALRLSLYRASLQRRVEDAFNPPRDLQELQLLALSQSPVDTEVVFEKEPRGAYFNEYTPPMGPAAPAKSVRVVGQPKIPKRAERLYGDRDVKASEAVVEMYASGLDVSYISRALSAGALGRNRRLVPTRWAITAVDKILSDYLLQRVREFPEIDGYYLYARRTVGNLFIAILAPSKWAYEWGEAFEPHTVWNPGDSVVIETDYELYHGRRDYPEIGGCYYAARLAMAEALYRMRRQAAAILWREVYTGFTIPTGVWWVRENVREMLRGEPARFDTLEDVLEAASYLMKLPLENWLAMSRIVPLLKSRLL, encoded by the coding sequence ATGAATCACTCAGAGCGCATAGGGGGCGACCTCTGCGTAAAATGCCGGGGCGGCCGCTACCTCTGCGGGCTTTCCTACTGCCCACTGCTTGTACGCCAGCTCTCTGCGCCTTTTAAAATAAAGATAGGGAGGGAGCTATACGGCTCAAGTCCCCCCTCGTTTTTCGTAGGCAGAGCCGGCTACCCGAGGGTTAGGCTCTACCCGGCCGCCCCACCTGAGGTGGGGGACACTTCTGTCTACGAAAACCCGAAGTCTTGGCTCAATATGCCGCTTGAAAACTTCCTCGCCTTGCGTCTCTCGCTCTACCGGGCCTCTCTGCAGAGGAGAGTTGAAGACGCCTTTAATCCCCCACGCGATTTACAAGAGCTACAGCTCCTCGCCCTCTCTCAAAGCCCGGTGGACACCGAGGTGGTTTTTGAAAAAGAGCCCAGGGGGGCTTATTTTAACGAATACACGCCGCCTATGGGCCCTGCGGCTCCGGCTAAGAGCGTACGGGTGGTTGGCCAGCCGAAAATACCCAAAAGGGCTGAAAGGCTGTATGGAGATCGAGACGTCAAAGCCAGCGAGGCGGTAGTTGAGATGTACGCCTCGGGCCTCGACGTGAGTTACATCTCCAGGGCCTTAAGCGCAGGGGCCCTCGGCCGTAACAGGCGTTTAGTCCCCACGCGCTGGGCCATTACTGCTGTTGACAAAATACTATCCGATTATTTGTTACAGAGGGTGAGGGAGTTCCCAGAAATTGACGGCTACTATTTATACGCAAGGAGGACGGTGGGCAATTTATTCATAGCGATACTTGCCCCCTCTAAATGGGCATACGAGTGGGGAGAGGCCTTTGAGCCGCACACGGTGTGGAATCCCGGCGACTCGGTTGTGATTGAGACGGATTACGAGCTTTACCACGGGAGGAGGGACTACCCCGAGATTGGCGGCTGTTACTACGCGGCGCGTTTGGCAATGGCCGAGGCGCTGTACCGCATGAGAAGACAAGCTGCAGCCATACTATGGAGAGAGGTATATACAGGTTTTACCATTCCTACTGGCGTGTGGTGGGTGAGAGAAAACGTGAGAGAGATGCTCAGAGGAGAACCTGCGAGGTTTGATACTTTAGAAGACGTTCTAGAGGCCGCCTCTTATTTAATGAAACTTCCCTTGGAGAATTGGCTGGCTATGTCGAGAATAGTACCGTTGTTAAAAAGCCGATTGTTATAA
- a CDS encoding mechanosensitive ion channel family protein, which yields MTSARRLWLLAISKVAVAVVASYATYQLVKFLDFHLRLGITPDIYGALIALITVVTGVVVSNIIGNTIIIHLKPTLKERAFSVGNVVKILGFLFSVIIAFTIGRVGAEAAVLGGTVTGLILGLALQPVLGNLFAGLVVLTTRFVTVGDVVRIASTGLPYQWAFLPAYKYFSPDYIVPGYKGRVVEIGLFYTTLILDTGQELRIPNSILLNSGVVDYTPKWSERKIINVRVELPLSIIDFDRLEEEIKEVLSEFNVIAVDYTEQSDKDHVIIRIKIEVPEDADWRDIKSKALKSVLKYRESKILDKFYKYACLTRGVLCDAFNKQLQRSD from the coding sequence ATGACTTCCGCCAGGAGGCTGTGGCTATTAGCCATTAGCAAAGTTGCTGTAGCGGTCGTCGCCAGTTACGCTACTTATCAACTGGTAAAATTCTTAGATTTTCACCTTCGCTTGGGCATCACGCCAGATATATACGGCGCTCTTATTGCCCTCATCACCGTAGTGACCGGCGTTGTGGTTTCTAATATTATAGGCAACACTATTATTATACACCTAAAACCCACGCTTAAGGAAAGAGCATTTTCTGTGGGCAACGTCGTAAAAATTCTCGGTTTTTTATTCTCAGTAATAATAGCGTTTACAATAGGCAGAGTCGGCGCTGAGGCAGCTGTGTTAGGCGGCACTGTGACTGGCCTTATCCTGGGCTTGGCTTTACAGCCAGTGCTAGGAAACCTATTCGCTGGGCTAGTCGTCCTCACTACTAGGTTTGTTACTGTTGGCGACGTAGTGAGAATAGCCTCAACGGGTTTGCCGTATCAATGGGCATTTCTACCTGCGTATAAGTACTTCTCGCCTGATTATATCGTGCCAGGCTATAAGGGCCGCGTAGTAGAGATCGGCCTTTTCTACACAACGCTCATTCTGGACACGGGCCAGGAGCTAAGAATTCCAAATTCTATACTCCTCAATTCAGGCGTTGTCGATTATACTCCCAAGTGGAGCGAAAGAAAGATCATAAATGTTCGAGTTGAACTGCCTCTTTCAATAATAGACTTCGACCGCCTGGAGGAAGAAATTAAAGAGGTTTTAAGCGAGTTTAACGTAATTGCAGTAGACTATACAGAGCAAAGCGATAAGGATCATGTCATTATCAGAATAAAAATTGAAGTGCCTGAAGACGCCGACTGGCGCGATATAAAAAGCAAAGCTCTCAAAAGTGTTTTAAAATACCGCGAGTCTAAGATATTAGATAAGTTTTATAAATATGCTTGTTTAACAAGAGGCGTGTTATGTGACGCGTTTAATAAACAATTACAAAGAAGCGATTAA
- a CDS encoding ATP-binding protein: protein MERIKLHLAPDIEVQFTDRELALRKIEEWAGKSTRHPQVVFGPEGCGKTAWLRQSAVLLKELGFHVIYVDVLHRHFQAHTDVKEVARRLAEAAAEAVGRAEIKLATLAIDLAKLLIARRRRKIAVLVDDVFQAIGLDKAAIYVKGLLGLIEYPPQSVDAIVVVVATSEGVTRREIGRHRWADLTPIWNMPKEGFKQLYEQIPGEKPPFEDVWRITGGNPEVLASLYKADWDVERVIKVIIKSKKLGEFIASLDEVEKKLLDRAVEDPDSLIVREGIPLLEKLVNLNLVVDELYPRDPWFWAGEMPPEKDPELGIGKDVAWQTPLHREAVKKALRHA, encoded by the coding sequence GTGGAGAGGATTAAACTGCACCTCGCGCCGGATATTGAAGTACAGTTTACAGACCGAGAACTTGCGCTTAGGAAAATAGAGGAGTGGGCCGGGAAGAGTACGCGCCACCCGCAAGTAGTATTTGGGCCTGAGGGTTGCGGCAAGACGGCTTGGCTAAGACAAAGCGCGGTGTTGCTCAAGGAGCTCGGCTTCCACGTCATATACGTAGACGTGCTTCACCGGCATTTTCAAGCCCATACAGATGTAAAAGAGGTGGCCAGGAGGCTCGCCGAGGCGGCGGCCGAGGCGGTTGGCCGCGCGGAGATTAAACTTGCCACTCTCGCCATAGATCTCGCAAAACTCCTCATAGCGAGGCGGAGGAGGAAAATTGCAGTCTTAGTAGACGACGTCTTTCAAGCCATAGGTCTCGACAAAGCCGCCATCTACGTCAAGGGGCTGTTGGGACTAATAGAATACCCGCCCCAAAGCGTAGACGCCATAGTAGTAGTAGTGGCGACTAGCGAGGGAGTGACAAGGCGCGAGATCGGGCGGCATAGATGGGCCGACTTAACGCCTATTTGGAATATGCCAAAGGAGGGCTTTAAACAGCTGTACGAGCAGATACCGGGCGAGAAGCCTCCGTTTGAAGACGTCTGGAGGATAACAGGGGGAAACCCTGAAGTGCTCGCCAGCTTGTACAAGGCTGATTGGGATGTGGAGAGAGTCATTAAAGTTATTATTAAAAGTAAAAAACTGGGAGAGTTCATCGCTTCGCTTGACGAAGTGGAAAAAAAGCTTTTAGATCGCGCCGTTGAGGATCCAGACTCGCTTATAGTGAGAGAGGGGATTCCCTTACTTGAAAAGCTCGTTAATCTAAACTTAGTAGTAGACGAGCTATACCCCCGCGACCCTTGGTTTTGGGCCGGCGAAATGCCGCCGGAGAAAGATCCCGAGCTGGGCATTGGTAAAGACGTGGCGTGGCAGACGCCATTACACAGAGAGGCGGTTAAAAAGGCATTAAGACATGCTTAA